From one Cyanobacteriota bacterium genomic stretch:
- a CDS encoding Uma2 family endonuclease, translated as MNRYTIALKDAISMTDEQFYQLCQNNPDLKLERNAQGDLIIMPPTGGETGRRNASLIFQVYSWNEATRLGVVFDSSTGFKLPNGADRSPDVAWVRQDRWDALTPEQQEKFPPLCPDFVIELLSPSDTLEDIQAKMQDYIDSGARLGWLIAPSLRRVEIYRPGQPVEVLEAPTSLSGEAVLPGFILMLDSIYPRSC; from the coding sequence GTGAATAGGTACACGATCGCCCTCAAAGATGCCATTTCCATGACTGACGAGCAGTTCTACCAGCTTTGCCAGAACAATCCAGACCTGAAACTTGAACGCAATGCCCAGGGAGATTTAATTATCATGCCTCCGACGGGTGGTGAAACTGGACGACGCAACGCTTCTCTAATATTCCAGGTGTATAGCTGGAACGAGGCAACTCGTTTGGGTGTCGTCTTTGACTCCTCTACAGGGTTCAAACTGCCCAATGGTGCAGACCGTTCTCCCGATGTAGCTTGGGTACGGCAAGACCGCTGGGATGCCCTCACTCCAGAGCAACAGGAAAAATTCCCCCCCCTCTGTCCTGACTTTGTGATTGAGCTACTGTCACCTTCAGATACCCTAGAGGATATCCAGGCCAAAATGCAGGACTACATCGACAGTGGCGCTAGGCTGGGTTGGCTGATTGCGCCTAGCCTGCGGCGAGTGGAAATTTATCGTCCTGGCCAGCCCGTAGAGGTGCTAGAGGCACCCACTTCCCTGTCAGGAGAAGCCGTACTGCCGGGATTTATACTGATGCTGGACTCCATTTACCCTAGAAGTTGCTAG
- a CDS encoding DUF2252 domain-containing protein: MSPEDRQAAGRALRQTIPRSAHRDWQPKSDRPHPLDLLAKSNQQRIPDLIPIRHWRMMQSPFTFLRGSAIIMAADLATTPTTGIQVQACGDCHLLNFGGFATPERNLIFDLNDFDETLMAPWEWDVKRLVTSIILAGRELQLSDQASSEAALAAARAYRLAIARYSQMRTLEVWYARLDANLLIEHAPDEDTRKHWEKMAAKAFNHTLDQAVSQLTTLTGGQYRFIDNPPLLYHPSNQAEYFEQISILFEQYRDTLQVDRQFLLDRYRLVDVALKVVGVGSVGTHCGIVLLLDDNNDPLLLQYKEARPSVLEPYAGKSPYPHEGQRIVSGQRLMQAASDIFLGWTTNVQGQDFYFRQLKDMKTAIKLKGMSARSLEDYAEICGSALARAHARTGDSALISGYLGKSDVFDQAVTDFAIAYAYQVEQDHRLLVEAVQSGKVEAKPG; the protein is encoded by the coding sequence ATGTCGCCAGAAGATCGCCAAGCTGCTGGGAGAGCACTGCGTCAAACCATACCCCGATCGGCCCATCGAGACTGGCAGCCGAAGAGCGACCGTCCCCACCCCCTAGATTTACTCGCAAAATCCAACCAGCAGCGCATTCCAGACCTAATTCCCATTCGCCATTGGCGGATGATGCAGTCTCCCTTTACCTTTTTGCGCGGCAGTGCCATTATTATGGCGGCAGATTTAGCGACCACCCCCACGACGGGCATTCAAGTTCAAGCCTGTGGTGATTGCCATCTGCTTAACTTTGGCGGATTTGCCACCCCAGAGCGTAACCTCATCTTTGACCTGAACGACTTTGATGAGACCCTCATGGCTCCCTGGGAATGGGACGTAAAACGGCTGGTCACTAGCATCATCCTGGCTGGTCGAGAGTTACAGTTATCAGATCAAGCTAGTTCAGAAGCAGCGCTAGCGGCTGCCCGAGCCTATCGGTTGGCGATCGCCCGCTATAGCCAAATGCGAACCCTAGAAGTTTGGTATGCCCGGCTGGATGCTAATTTGCTGATTGAACATGCACCCGATGAAGACACGCGCAAACACTGGGAAAAAATGGCCGCCAAGGCATTTAACCACACACTAGACCAAGCAGTATCCCAACTAACCACTCTCACTGGTGGGCAATATCGCTTTATCGACAATCCTCCCTTGCTGTATCATCCATCCAATCAAGCCGAGTATTTTGAGCAGATCAGCATCCTGTTTGAGCAATATCGGGACACACTTCAGGTGGATCGCCAGTTCTTGCTTGATCGCTATCGCCTTGTGGATGTCGCTCTGAAAGTTGTGGGCGTTGGCAGTGTAGGCACCCATTGCGGCATTGTCCTATTGCTAGACGACAACAATGATCCGTTGCTACTCCAATACAAAGAAGCCCGCCCTTCTGTACTGGAACCCTACGCAGGCAAAAGTCCCTACCCCCACGAAGGGCAACGTATTGTCAGTGGACAGCGCTTGATGCAGGCAGCTAGCGACATTTTTCTAGGCTGGACGACTAATGTGCAAGGGCAAGACTTCTACTTCCGGCAACTTAAGGATATGAAAACTGCCATCAAGCTCAAGGGTATGTCTGCCCGCAGTTTGGAAGATTATGCCGAGATTTGTGGTTCCGCCCTAGCCCGCGCCCATGCCCGCACGGGAGACTCGGCTCTAATCAGCGGCTACCTGGGCAAAAGTGATGTCTTTGATCAGGCAGTAACAGACTTTGCCATCGCTTATGCATACCAAGTGGAGCAGGATCATCGGCTATTAGTAGAAGCAGTGCAGTCTGGCAAAGTTGAAGCAAAACCAGGCTAA
- a CDS encoding FeoC-like transcriptional regulator produces MILQQIQTYLSNHPQASLEELSRQFQTDTDAMREMLNRLIRKGRVRKLVSKPCAQCHSCAPESLEFYEWVRVDPD; encoded by the coding sequence ATGATCCTGCAACAGATTCAAACCTACCTCTCTAATCATCCTCAAGCCTCCCTAGAAGAGCTATCTCGTCAGTTCCAAACAGATACGGATGCTATGCGAGAGATGTTAAATCGGCTCATTCGCAAAGGGCGTGTGCGCAAACTAGTCAGTAAACCTTGTGCTCAGTGCCATAGCTGCGCCCCAGAGAGTTTAGAGTTTTATGAGTGGGTCAGGGTTGACCCAGATTAA
- the feoB gene encoding Fe(2+) transporter permease subunit FeoB: MTQLTIGLVGNPNCGKTTLFNALTGANQRVGNWPGVTVERKEGSYRSQGQTVTVVDLPGVYSVDAEDTTTGLDELVARDYLLSGEATVIVNIVDASNLERNLYLTTQLLEMGVPMIVALNMMDLAAKREIRINVQLLSERLGCPVIPLCAHTGKGVMQLKAAIHQALTQPTVPSTYVAYPPVIEEALADLMPGLQTRAVAHPAAIRWFALNLLQYDDRHLPDLGQDTLRQIAEHRHRIHQTLGEDTDLLIADSRYTWIRSIIQGVTERTHLVQKTLSDRIDQVVLNRWLGIPIFLVVMYLMFLIAINLGGAFIDFFDIGVGTVVVDGTAHLLQRIKAPGWLIGLLADGVGGGIQTTSTFIPQIGLLFIFIALLEDSGYLARAAFVMDRLMRFVGLPGKSFVPMMVGFGCNIPGIMATRTLENRRDRLLTIIMNPFMSCGARLPVYALFVAAFFPTNGQDIVFLLYILGILAAVFTGFLMKKTLFRGEVAPFIMELPPYHIPTMKGVLIRAWDRLRAFITRAGRMIVIMVVILGLVNSVGVDGSFGKQDSQDSILSAFSRTITPIFTPMGVRSENWPATVGLMTGVFAKEVMVGTMDALYTSLAQEAAGSAGDEASEEFDFWGGIRKAFASIPANLADLTNQVLDPIGLSILSNADNPQAAAETQEVHYTTFGQMATRFGSTTAAIAFLLFVLLYFPCVSATAAVYRETNLGWTAFVACWTTGLAYWVAVFYYQFMTFNQHPVRSMTWLVGLALVMVGTVVGLKMFSDRRRPQFQRLTSPNTLAH, from the coding sequence ATGACACAACTGACGATCGGGTTGGTGGGTAACCCCAACTGTGGCAAAACTACGCTATTCAATGCCCTGACTGGAGCTAACCAGCGCGTGGGCAACTGGCCTGGTGTGACAGTCGAGCGCAAAGAAGGCAGCTATCGCTCGCAGGGTCAGACTGTAACTGTAGTTGACTTGCCCGGCGTTTATTCGGTAGATGCAGAAGATACCACCACAGGGCTGGATGAACTAGTGGCGAGGGACTACCTGCTTTCCGGTGAAGCCACTGTGATTGTCAACATCGTGGATGCTTCTAACCTGGAACGAAACCTTTACCTCACCACCCAGCTCCTGGAAATGGGCGTACCAATGATCGTCGCACTTAACATGATGGATCTGGCAGCAAAGCGGGAAATTCGCATCAACGTCCAGTTATTATCCGAGCGATTGGGATGCCCAGTGATTCCCCTGTGTGCCCATACCGGCAAGGGAGTGATGCAGCTAAAAGCGGCCATCCATCAGGCGTTAACCCAGCCTACTGTTCCCAGTACCTATGTTGCCTATCCTCCAGTGATTGAGGAAGCATTGGCTGATTTAATGCCAGGGCTACAAACGCGGGCAGTTGCCCATCCCGCAGCTATCCGCTGGTTTGCATTGAACCTGTTGCAGTATGACGATCGCCACCTGCCCGATCTAGGGCAAGACACCCTGCGACAGATTGCTGAGCATCGTCATCGCATCCACCAAACCCTAGGAGAAGATACCGATTTACTGATTGCAGACAGTCGCTACACCTGGATTCGGAGCATTATTCAGGGTGTGACAGAACGAACTCATCTGGTGCAAAAAACCCTGTCCGATCGCATTGATCAGGTGGTGCTCAACCGCTGGCTGGGAATTCCCATCTTTTTAGTGGTGATGTATCTCATGTTCCTCATTGCCATCAATCTAGGGGGAGCATTTATTGATTTCTTCGATATTGGCGTGGGCACCGTCGTTGTCGATGGCACAGCCCATTTGCTGCAACGGATTAAAGCTCCAGGATGGCTGATTGGGCTATTGGCCGATGGTGTAGGCGGCGGAATTCAAACTACCTCGACCTTTATTCCACAAATTGGCTTGCTGTTTATTTTCATTGCCCTCTTAGAAGACTCTGGCTATCTGGCGCGGGCGGCTTTTGTCATGGATAGGCTGATGCGATTTGTGGGGCTGCCGGGTAAGTCCTTTGTGCCGATGATGGTGGGGTTTGGCTGCAATATTCCTGGGATTATGGCTACCCGGACACTGGAGAATCGGCGCGATCGTCTCCTAACTATCATCATGAATCCCTTTATGTCCTGTGGTGCCCGCCTGCCAGTCTATGCCTTGTTCGTTGCTGCATTCTTTCCCACCAATGGGCAAGATATTGTCTTCCTGCTCTATATTCTAGGGATTCTAGCGGCGGTGTTCACTGGGTTTCTGATGAAGAAAACACTATTTCGTGGGGAAGTAGCTCCTTTTATCATGGAGTTACCTCCGTACCATATTCCCACCATGAAAGGTGTTCTCATTCGCGCTTGGGATCGGTTGCGGGCGTTTATTACTAGAGCTGGCCGGATGATCGTAATCATGGTGGTGATTCTGGGATTAGTCAACTCCGTAGGTGTGGATGGCTCCTTCGGGAAGCAAGACAGCCAAGACTCGATTCTCAGTGCCTTTAGCCGTACCATTACTCCCATTTTCACCCCCATGGGAGTTCGGTCGGAAAATTGGCCTGCTACAGTGGGGCTAATGACGGGGGTGTTTGCCAAAGAGGTGATGGTCGGTACCATGGATGCTCTCTATACTTCCCTAGCCCAGGAAGCGGCTGGCAGCGCTGGCGATGAAGCCTCGGAAGAATTTGACTTCTGGGGCGGCATCCGGAAAGCCTTCGCCAGTATTCCAGCAAATTTGGCAGACTTAACGAATCAGGTGTTAGACCCAATTGGTCTAAGCATTTTGAGCAATGCTGACAATCCACAAGCTGCCGCTGAAACCCAGGAAGTCCACTACACGACTTTTGGCCAGATGGCGACACGATTCGGCAGTACCACAGCGGCGATCGCCTTCCTCCTCTTCGTCCTGCTCTATTTTCCCTGTGTTTCTGCCACAGCCGCTGTCTACCGCGAAACCAACCTAGGATGGACAGCTTTTGTTGCCTGTTGGACGACTGGGCTGGCCTACTGGGTGGCCGTATTCTATTACCAGTTCATGACTTTTAACCAGCATCCAGTTCGTTCTATGACTTGGCTAGTTGGATTGGCTCTAGTGATGGTTGGAACCGTGGTGGGGCTGAAAATGTTTAGCGATCGTCGCCGTCCTCAGTTTCAGCGCCTAACTTCACCAAACACCCTAGCTCATTGA